Proteins encoded in a region of the Triticum dicoccoides isolate Atlit2015 ecotype Zavitan chromosome 3A, WEW_v2.0, whole genome shotgun sequence genome:
- the LOC119273395 gene encoding uncharacterized protein LOC119273395 has protein sequence MSSFAYEKLKKLPPPPPPASDQEDAHYAVAAAQDHYYRHAAAAIVASRRTWRSRRSSSGTGPRRRGRPLRISSLARALRRRAAAVGGRVRASVARVVTRLKEGGPCVADLFAGNYMFLQVTPSMAVPAAAGVGRGAFLPYYLAVKGKAAGAGAVHGLIRA, from the coding sequence ATGAGCAGCTTCGCGTACGAGAAGCTCAAGAAGCTCCCGCCCCCACCCCCTCCCGCCAGCGACCAGGAGGACGCGCACTACGCCGTGGCCGCCGCTCAGGACCACTACTACCGCCACGCAGCCGCCGCGATCGTCGCCAGCAGGAGGACATGGCGGAGCCGCCGGTCGTCCTCGGGCACCGGGCCGCGCCGGCGCGGAAGGCCGCTGAGGATCTCGAGCCTGGCGCGGGCGCTGCGTCGGAGGGCGGCAGCCGTGGGTGGCAGGGTGCGGGCGTCAGTGGCCCGGGTGGTGACTAGGCTCAAGGAGGGCGGGCCCTGCGTGGCCGACCTCTTCGCCGGCAACTACATGTTCCTGCAGGTCACGCCGTCGATGGCCGTGCCCGCCGCGGCCGGGGTCGGCAGGGGGGCCTTCCTGCCATACTACCTCGCCGTCAAGGGCaaggccgccggcgccggcgccgtgcACGGCTTGATCCGCGCCTAG